One Brassica napus cultivar Da-Ae chromosome C2, Da-Ae, whole genome shotgun sequence DNA window includes the following coding sequences:
- the LOC106428036 gene encoding SEC12-like protein 2: MANQTPESNQPSNTQTYGFPIYAADWIPEETVRSKIDKDQDNSEDVGGESSSSTSRSCIVLAGGGGEGRSGIKNVIVICRVDLDTKSLAEQPLGRIVLGTDLPYRMAVHPRGGGLVCALPNSCKRFDWESIISPREGDQGGEEGEEVINELKDVGQQLALAFNQEGSVLAAGGEDGTLRIFEWPCMKTLLDESKAHASVKNLTFSESGKFLVSLGGPLCRVWDVNASAAIASLSKEKDEMFAYCRFSVDNAGNEVLYIAANTERGGSIITWDTTTWKRRRSKLMKNYSISAFNVSADGKLLALGNMEGDVLIIDSTKMKTHQLVKKAHLGLVTALTFSPDSRCLVSVSFDSRAKLTVIEKTPEKQGVNWLVMLLLCVLLYVVSYYFLMAKGIIGKENSL; encoded by the exons ATGGCGAATCAAACTCCAGAAAGCAATCAACCGTCGAATACGCAGACCTACGGCTTCCCGATCTACGCCGCCGACTGGATCCCCGAAGAAACCGTCAGATCGAAAATCGACAAGGATCAGGACAATTCCGAAGATGTCGGCGGCGAGTCTTCGTCGTCGACCTCCCGGAGCTGCATCGTTCTGGCCGGAGGAGGTGGAGAGGGAAGAAGCGGGATCAAGAATGTCATCGTAATCTGTCGTGTTGATCTCGACACCAAATCTCTCGCTGAACAACCT CTTGGTAGGATTGTGCTTGGTACTGATCTGCCTTACAGGATGGCTGTTCATCCTCGTGGAGGTGGTCTTGTTTGCGCATTGCCTAACAGTTGCAA ACGGTTTGATTGGGAGAGCATTATAAGTCCTAGAGAGGGTGATCAGGGTGGTGAAGAGGGAGAGGAAGTGATTAATGAGTTGAAAGACGTTGGACAGCAGTTAGCTTTGGCGTTTAATCAGGAAGGGTCTGTGCTTGCTGCTGGTGGGGAG GATGGGACTTTGAGGATTTTTGAATGGCCTTGTATGAAAACGTTACTTGATGAGTCTAAGGCACATGCATCAGTGAAAAACTTAACTTTCAG CGAAAGTGGTAAGTTTCTTGTATCTCTTGGAGGTCCACTTTGTCGGGTTTGGGACGTAAATGCTTCTGCTGCCATTGCCAGTCTATCAAAGGAGAAG GATGAGATGTTTGCCTACTGCAGATTCTCCGTCGACAATGCAGGCAATGAAGTTCTTTACATTGCTGCAAACACTG AACGTGGTGGGAGTATTATAACATGGGATACAACAACATGGAAAAGAAGACGTTCAAAGCTTATGAAAAACTACTCTATATCTGCCTTTAATGTCTCAGCTGATGGGAAGCTTCTTGCACT CGGAAACATGGAAGGGGATGTTTTGATAATTGATTCAACAAAAATGAAGACTCACCAATTGGTAAAGAAAGCTCATCTCGGTTTGGTCACCGCACTGACTTTCTCCCCTGATTCAAG GTGCTTAGTGTCGGTATCTTTTGACTCAAGGGCAAAGCTAACTGTCATTGAAAAAACGCCTGAAAAAC AGGGAGTAAACTGGCtggtgatgttgttgttgtGCGTGTTGCTATACGTGGTTTCCTATTATTTCTTGATGGCAAAGGGGATCATAGGCAAAGAAAATAGCCTCTAA